The following coding sequences are from one Camarhynchus parvulus chromosome 1, STF_HiC, whole genome shotgun sequence window:
- the KCNE3 gene encoding potassium voltage-gated channel subfamily E member 3 — MEGTNGTEPWQRSLQAVLSALNRTLHGALPCPGQPPAGAVPRDPRRNANAYMYILFVMTLFAATVGSLILGYTRSRRVDKRSDPYHVYIKNRVSMI; from the coding sequence ATGGAGGGCACGAACGGCACGGAGCCGTGGCAGCGCAGCCTGCAGGCGGTGCTGAGCGCCCTGAACCGGACCCTGCACGGGGCCCTGCCGTGCCCGGGGCAGCCCCCGGCCGGCGCGGTGCCCCGGGACCCGCGGCGCAACGCCAACGCCTACATGTACATCCTGTTCGTCATGACGCTCTTCGCCGCCACCGTGGGCAGCCTCATCCTGGGCTACACCCGCTCCCGCCGCGTGGACAAGCGCAGCGACCCCTACCACGTCTACATCAAGAACAGGGTCTCCATGATCTGA
- the LIPT2 gene encoding putative lipoyltransferase 2, mitochondrial isoform X1 — protein sequence MSPRAVRVLRLGAVPYAEALRVQERCVAAARAARGGAGQPLPAAAESVVLSEPAQPVYTWGLRGAPGAAAAAALRARGAALVAARRGGHITFHGPGQLLAFPVLDLRRRRLPLRAYVAGLEALVLRLCRRLGLGTARALPPPYTGVWMGDSKLCAIVLSVGFPWQKGAQRGEGGCFQWPGQRGHCGDGADGTCSGPRRCALREPHHLARAGAQLLHRPLVVRAHRALRPGGHGRHLAQPRAGTARRRQPRPRALPRLLPGGVRVHFGLLGGRRGLGSLCCLGRVFWCQGSPGSLL from the exons ATGTCCCCGCGGGCGGTGCGTGTGCTGCGGCTGGGCGCGGTGCCGTACGCGGAGGCGCTGCGGGTGCAGGAGCGCTGCgtggcggcggcgcgggcggcgcggggcggcgcggggcagCCGCTTCCGGCGGCGGCGGAGAGCGTGGTGCTGAGCGAGCCGGCGCAGCCCGTGTACACCTGGGGGCTGCGGGGCGCgccgggcgcggcggcggcggcggcgctgcgggcgcggggcgcggcgctggtggcggcgcggcgcggcgggcaCATCACCTTCCACGGGCCCGGGCAGCTGCTCGCCTTCCCCGTGCTCGAcctgcgccgccgccgcctgccCCTGCGCGCCTACGTGGCCGGGCTGGAGGCGCTGGTGCTGCGGCTGTGCCGCcgcctggggctgggcacggcccgggcgctgccgccgccctACACCGGGGTCTGGATGGGCGACAGCAAACTCTGTGCCATCG TGTTGTCGGTGGGTTTCCCCTGGCAGAAGGGAGCACAGCGCGGCGAGGGAGGATGTTTTCAGTGGCCTGGGCAGCGCGGTCACTGCGGTGATGGAGCTGATGGGACGTGCTCTGGGCCCCGCAGGTGTGCACTGCGGGAGCCACATCACCTCGCACGGGCTGGCGCTCAACTGCTGCACCGACCTCTCGTGGTTCGAGCACATCGTGCCCTGCGGCCTGGAGGGCACGGGCGTCACCTCGCTCAGCCGCGAGCTGGGACAGCACGTCGCCGTCAGCCACGTCCTCGAGCCCTTCCTCGACTCCTTCCAGGAGGTGTTCGAGTGCACTTTGGTCTCCTCGGAGGACGCCGGGGATTAGGATCCTTGTGCTGCCTTGGCCGGGTGTTttggtgccagggcagccccggGTCTCTGTTGTGA
- the LIPT2 gene encoding putative lipoyltransferase 2, mitochondrial isoform X2: MSPRAVRVLRLGAVPYAEALRVQERCVAAARAARGGAGQPLPAAAESVVLSEPAQPVYTWGLRGAPGAAAAAALRARGAALVAARRGGHITFHGPGQLLAFPVLDLRRRRLPLRAYVAGLEALVLRLCRRLGLGTARALPPPYTGVWMGDSKLCAIGVHCGSHITSHGLALNCCTDLSWFEHIVPCGLEGTGVTSLSRELGQHVAVSHVLEPFLDSFQEVFECTLVSSEDAGD, encoded by the exons ATGTCCCCGCGGGCGGTGCGTGTGCTGCGGCTGGGCGCGGTGCCGTACGCGGAGGCGCTGCGGGTGCAGGAGCGCTGCgtggcggcggcgcgggcggcgcggggcggcgcggggcagCCGCTTCCGGCGGCGGCGGAGAGCGTGGTGCTGAGCGAGCCGGCGCAGCCCGTGTACACCTGGGGGCTGCGGGGCGCgccgggcgcggcggcggcggcggcgctgcgggcgcggggcgcggcgctggtggcggcgcggcgcggcgggcaCATCACCTTCCACGGGCCCGGGCAGCTGCTCGCCTTCCCCGTGCTCGAcctgcgccgccgccgcctgccCCTGCGCGCCTACGTGGCCGGGCTGGAGGCGCTGGTGCTGCGGCTGTGCCGCcgcctggggctgggcacggcccgggcgctgccgccgccctACACCGGGGTCTGGATGGGCGACAGCAAACTCTGTGCCATCG GTGTGCACTGCGGGAGCCACATCACCTCGCACGGGCTGGCGCTCAACTGCTGCACCGACCTCTCGTGGTTCGAGCACATCGTGCCCTGCGGCCTGGAGGGCACGGGCGTCACCTCGCTCAGCCGCGAGCTGGGACAGCACGTCGCCGTCAGCCACGTCCTCGAGCCCTTCCTCGACTCCTTCCAGGAGGTGTTCGAGTGCACTTTGGTCTCCTCGGAGGACGCCGGGGATTAG